In Rhizobiales bacterium NRL2, a genomic segment contains:
- a CDS encoding ATP-dependent helicase yields the protein MRAFEFDHHLINSYERFSRSFSSIRSEDLRAAIDAQYDDGRFWPSSLLSLNPRYLSGPSVDDLVASGDLEEGTGKVFRFGETPLCFHRHQAESIAKATSGKSFVVTTGTGSGKSLCFFVPVVDAIIRALSVGKPRTTRAIIVYPMNALANSQMKEIDKFIAQSDLPGSLKPIVKRYTGQESREERKRIAANPPDILLTNYMMAELLLTRQDDLDSQVISNAAGLQFIVLDELHTYRGRQGADVAVLVRRLRDRCTPDKAPVCIGTSATMASEGTEESRAVAVAKVATRLFGSEIGPDAVIDESLQRATDDTITLAQATAGLADVLRQPIPTNLDDVQLRTHPLAVWAELALGLDDGLELKRKKPIPLEDAVKRLADDSRVDAEQCRKHLEEFLTLVSLPENQRGGTGDRAFLAFKLHRFISGAGEIFTTLTGKPRTVLFEGQLEDPDAPGNRLYPTRFCRNCGHEYHVVTKNEDDGHIRFLPRNIDETPLEAEDDDDIAGYLCPTQGNDPDFAFDGQLDGYPESWLEERNGIERLRSYRKKRAPISYVVTPEGRHGADGREFWFIPGKFAFCLCCKDEPNQGMRERSKLAGLSGEGRSSATTLLISSALEWMNKPTSAVPKTKRKLLGFTDNRQDAALQSGHFNDFLFVSLLRGAVLRAIVAAGADGLTEDGFGLSVVKALGFTSANKEARGHWMLDPSAGAVIREDAQRALAKVLAHRVWTDLRRGWRYTNPSLSVLNLLDVEFVGVTDMASDQERLMTVLPELGGQTEEQRTDLLTTVLGAMLEGLAVNTEALDLTVLDGVAQKSRSLLRAPWAIDAKENPRGRSSLLLRAPGKNAVGLREEQTLVRAGHNSRIARLINKKSVLGTKLGRDDYLEFFSRLLELFADEGLIVPVELDADLVGWRLTPSAVRLVPGPALSDESKRGNRYFHDLYASIAEDLASGHSAYWGLEGREHTAQVSQRQREWREWRFRYEDDDLEHLSTSDYRTEIKATGESDQFLPALFCSPTMELGVDISALNAVYLRNVPPTPANYAQRAGRSGRSGQAAVVVTYCASGSPHDQYFFERRNDMVAGVVRPPALDITNEELVRSHLHAVWLAETRLALSPDIPEILDLSSDRYPLKGEIRTTISKADLVSRARAPMQRVLEQILAADEGAIPVWMDDPEEFVLHVAMSAPKEFDRAFDRWRELYNSARTQLAEANARSEITGLSAADRRKIKAAQMQASDQIAILEQGKASNGSDFYSYRYLATEGFLPGYNFPRLPLYAFVPGEGKTGSYLSRARFLAISEFGPRSLIYHEGRAYRVMKAKLAPEVREGDGSELATKDIYICANCGACHEEEVERCHGCASHMAGEVPIKRTLRIDNVEAAPTERITANDEERVRQGFDIQTVFAWPMKDDKLQVASAEFKCDDTALLALQYANSAEISRLNKGLKRRKDQTVFGFNIDPRTGYWAKSEDENTETDPPPDAVKPVRIVPIVRDRKNALLFRFKKPEDFDPSTITTVQHALLRGIEVVYQLEEGEILGEPLPARDNRRAILAYEATEGGAGVLTRLMDNPDAIGEVARTALGLMHFENIDAAVSSGNADLLSRKTDEACVRGCYRCLLSYFNQPDHEQIDRSSGEVIQLLVDLARGRTVLEKRATRDSTSSPWLKAFDEASLPSVDKMGISFAGMEAEFVWREHFVAATTQPISSEVVSEAAKKGWELVELSASPEAGVPQKLLDLLKG from the coding sequence ATGCGAGCCTTCGAATTCGATCATCACTTGATCAACTCCTACGAGCGTTTTTCGCGCTCGTTCAGCAGCATTCGATCAGAAGATCTTCGAGCCGCGATCGACGCGCAATATGACGATGGGCGGTTCTGGCCCTCTTCTCTCCTCTCCTTGAATCCACGCTACCTCTCAGGTCCCAGCGTGGATGACCTCGTCGCCTCTGGTGACTTGGAGGAAGGCACGGGGAAGGTATTCCGATTCGGCGAAACACCTCTGTGCTTTCACCGACACCAGGCGGAGTCGATTGCCAAGGCGACATCTGGAAAGAGCTTTGTCGTCACGACTGGCACCGGCTCCGGCAAATCGTTGTGCTTCTTCGTGCCAGTCGTAGACGCCATCATTCGCGCGCTGAGTGTCGGCAAACCGCGAACCACCCGAGCGATTATCGTCTATCCGATGAACGCCTTGGCGAACAGCCAAATGAAGGAAATCGACAAGTTCATCGCGCAGTCGGACCTACCAGGCAGCCTGAAGCCGATTGTGAAGCGATATACTGGGCAGGAAAGCCGAGAGGAGCGCAAAAGGATAGCGGCCAATCCACCGGACATCCTCCTTACGAACTACATGATGGCGGAATTGCTATTGACCCGCCAAGACGACCTAGACTCTCAGGTCATAAGCAACGCGGCCGGCCTCCAGTTCATCGTCCTCGATGAACTCCACACCTACAGAGGGCGCCAAGGTGCAGATGTGGCGGTACTCGTGCGAAGGCTACGAGACCGATGCACCCCAGACAAGGCTCCGGTCTGTATCGGCACATCGGCAACGATGGCCTCGGAGGGAACCGAAGAAAGCCGAGCCGTTGCCGTGGCCAAAGTTGCAACCAGGCTTTTCGGCTCCGAGATCGGTCCTGACGCCGTCATCGATGAGTCCCTTCAGCGGGCTACTGACGACACCATCACTCTTGCGCAAGCGACCGCCGGGCTGGCTGACGTGTTGCGACAGCCTATCCCAACGAACCTGGATGACGTGCAGCTCAGGACGCATCCCCTCGCGGTATGGGCGGAGCTTGCTCTCGGACTCGATGACGGGTTGGAGCTAAAACGAAAGAAGCCTATCCCCCTCGAAGACGCCGTCAAGCGGCTGGCCGATGATAGTAGGGTCGACGCGGAACAATGCAGAAAGCATCTCGAAGAGTTCCTGACGCTGGTAAGCCTTCCCGAAAATCAGCGCGGTGGCACCGGAGATCGGGCGTTCCTCGCCTTCAAGCTACATAGGTTCATCTCCGGCGCGGGTGAGATCTTCACAACGCTGACTGGCAAGCCTCGGACAGTTCTGTTCGAGGGTCAGCTTGAGGATCCAGATGCTCCGGGAAACCGACTTTATCCGACGCGCTTCTGCCGGAACTGCGGGCACGAATACCACGTCGTCACCAAGAATGAAGATGATGGCCACATAAGGTTTCTTCCCCGGAACATCGACGAGACACCACTTGAAGCCGAAGACGACGACGACATAGCCGGGTATCTTTGTCCGACCCAAGGCAATGATCCCGATTTCGCCTTCGATGGTCAATTGGATGGCTATCCTGAGAGCTGGCTGGAAGAACGCAACGGCATTGAACGGCTTCGTTCATATCGCAAGAAGCGCGCGCCCATCTCCTATGTTGTAACGCCGGAGGGCCGGCATGGCGCCGATGGCAGAGAATTTTGGTTCATCCCTGGAAAGTTTGCCTTCTGTCTGTGCTGCAAGGATGAACCCAACCAGGGGATGCGTGAGCGCAGCAAGCTGGCCGGCCTATCCGGTGAAGGCCGGAGCTCCGCGACGACTCTGCTCATATCGAGCGCTCTCGAATGGATGAACAAGCCGACGAGCGCTGTCCCAAAGACGAAACGCAAGCTTCTGGGTTTCACAGACAACCGGCAAGACGCAGCACTTCAGTCCGGGCACTTCAACGATTTTCTGTTCGTGAGCCTTCTCCGTGGGGCCGTTTTGCGGGCTATAGTTGCAGCGGGGGCCGACGGCTTGACCGAGGATGGGTTCGGTCTGAGTGTCGTAAAGGCGCTTGGCTTCACGTCTGCGAACAAGGAAGCGCGCGGCCACTGGATGCTCGATCCATCGGCTGGTGCAGTCATTCGGGAAGACGCTCAGCGCGCACTCGCAAAAGTCCTTGCTCATCGGGTCTGGACTGATCTCCGCAGGGGATGGCGGTACACCAACCCCAGCCTCTCTGTTCTGAATCTCCTCGATGTCGAGTTTGTCGGCGTCACCGACATGGCTTCAGACCAGGAAAGGCTCATGACTGTCCTCCCCGAGCTTGGTGGTCAAACAGAAGAGCAGAGGACCGACCTGCTGACGACCGTGCTGGGCGCAATGCTCGAAGGACTGGCCGTCAATACGGAAGCCCTAGATCTGACAGTCCTCGACGGTGTCGCACAGAAATCCCGTTCGCTGTTGCGCGCTCCCTGGGCGATTGATGCCAAGGAGAACCCACGCGGACGATCATCTCTGCTTCTACGCGCGCCCGGCAAGAATGCTGTGGGCCTTCGTGAGGAACAGACCCTCGTTCGCGCGGGCCACAATTCGCGTATTGCTCGGCTGATCAACAAGAAGAGTGTGCTGGGCACGAAGCTCGGGCGAGACGACTACCTTGAGTTCTTCTCGCGCCTGCTGGAGCTATTCGCGGATGAGGGTCTGATCGTTCCGGTCGAACTGGACGCTGATCTCGTAGGCTGGCGGTTGACACCCTCCGCCGTCCGCCTTGTTCCTGGCCCCGCGCTTTCAGACGAAAGCAAACGGGGAAATCGATACTTCCATGACCTATATGCTTCGATTGCGGAGGATCTTGCATCGGGTCATAGCGCCTATTGGGGGCTGGAAGGTCGCGAGCACACCGCGCAGGTGTCTCAAAGGCAGAGGGAATGGCGCGAGTGGCGCTTTAGGTACGAAGATGACGACCTGGAGCATCTCAGCACCTCTGATTATCGAACCGAAATCAAGGCAACCGGGGAGTCCGACCAGTTCCTCCCGGCGCTGTTCTGCTCGCCGACAATGGAGCTCGGGGTCGACATCTCTGCTCTCAACGCGGTCTACCTAAGAAATGTTCCACCGACCCCAGCCAACTACGCTCAGCGCGCTGGCCGTTCGGGACGGTCCGGACAGGCGGCGGTTGTCGTGACCTACTGTGCATCCGGTTCTCCACATGACCAGTACTTCTTTGAGCGCCGCAACGATATGGTTGCCGGCGTCGTTCGCCCGCCAGCGTTGGACATCACGAACGAGGAACTGGTGCGGTCGCACCTGCACGCTGTCTGGCTCGCGGAGACGCGCCTCGCTCTCTCCCCCGATATTCCAGAAATCCTCGACCTCAGTAGCGATCGGTATCCGCTCAAGGGAGAGATCCGGACCACCATTTCGAAAGCGGATCTGGTCTCCCGTGCTCGCGCACCGATGCAGCGTGTGCTCGAACAAATCCTGGCCGCCGATGAAGGAGCAATACCGGTCTGGATGGATGACCCGGAAGAGTTCGTGCTTCATGTGGCAATGAGCGCTCCGAAGGAGTTCGATCGAGCGTTCGACCGCTGGCGCGAACTTTACAATTCTGCCCGCACTCAGCTTGCCGAAGCCAACGCACGCTCGGAGATAACGGGTCTCTCAGCCGCCGACCGCCGCAAGATCAAGGCGGCTCAAATGCAGGCAAGCGATCAGATCGCGATCCTTGAGCAAGGGAAGGCCTCAAACGGTTCTGACTTCTACTCATACCGCTACCTCGCGACGGAAGGATTCCTGCCCGGCTACAACTTCCCGAGGCTGCCGCTATACGCCTTTGTGCCCGGCGAAGGGAAAACCGGCTCTTACCTCTCTCGTGCACGATTTCTCGCTATCTCGGAGTTTGGGCCGCGGAGCCTAATTTACCATGAAGGTCGCGCGTACCGGGTAATGAAGGCAAAGCTCGCTCCGGAAGTTCGGGAGGGAGATGGGTCAGAACTTGCAACCAAGGACATTTACATCTGCGCGAACTGCGGAGCCTGCCATGAGGAAGAAGTGGAGCGCTGCCATGGCTGCGCCTCGCATATGGCTGGTGAAGTCCCAATCAAGCGTACGCTCCGCATCGACAACGTAGAGGCTGCACCCACCGAGCGCATCACCGCCAATGATGAGGAGAGGGTACGCCAGGGCTTCGACATCCAGACCGTGTTCGCATGGCCCATGAAGGACGATAAGCTCCAGGTCGCGAGCGCCGAATTCAAGTGTGATGACACTGCGCTGCTGGCGCTCCAATACGCGAACAGCGCTGAGATTAGCCGTCTGAACAAGGGCTTGAAGCGTCGAAAGGATCAGACGGTTTTCGGCTTCAATATCGATCCTCGAACTGGCTACTGGGCAAAATCTGAAGACGAGAATACGGAGACCGACCCTCCACCCGACGCGGTTAAGCCGGTTCGGATCGTGCCGATCGTGAGAGATCGCAAGAACGCGCTTCTGTTTCGCTTCAAGAAACCGGAAGACTTCGACCCCAGCACGATTACCACCGTTCAGCATGCGCTCCTGCGGGGCATTGAGGTCGTGTACCAGCTTGAAGAGGGGGAAATCCTCGGCGAGCCGCTTCCGGCCCGAGACAACCGCCGTGCCATCCTTGCGTACGAAGCGACGGAAGGCGGCGCCGGTGTTCTTACTCGCTTGATGGATAATCCGGACGCGATCGGTGAAGTTGCTCGGACGGCTCTCGGGCTGATGCATTTCGAGAACATCGACGCGGCTGTCTCAAGCGGAAATGCTGATCTCTTGTCCAGAAAAACAGACGAGGCCTGCGTCAGAGGCTGCTACCGCTGCCTGTTGTCATATTTTAACCAGCCGGACCATGAGCAGATTGACCGTAGCAGCGGGGAAGTTATCCAGCTGTTGGTTGATCTCGCTCGCGGCCGCACGGTGCTCGAGAAGCGCGCTACGCGCGATAGCACGTCGTCGCCGTGGCTGAAGGCTTTCGACGAAGCCAGTCTCCCTAGTGTCGATAAAATGGGCATCAGCTTTGCCGGCATGGAAGCTGAATTCGTATGGCGAGAGCACTTTGTGGCCGCCACCACCCAGCCGATTTCCTCTGAAGTGGTCAGTGAAGCAGCAAAAAAAGGGTGGGAGCTGGTCGAGCTATCAGCCTCGCCTGAAGCTGGCGTACCGCAGAAACTACTTGATCTCTTGAAGGGATAA
- a CDS encoding helicase — translation MVLSFSPGDLVRARGREWVALPASRQGVLVLRPLSGNENDVVVLDPSLEISSVEAARFDLPEDARSTVQAKAALLADALRLTLRRGAGPFRSAAQLAFEPRIYQLVPLLMALRLQVPRLLIADDVGIGKTIEAGLILREFMDRGEVDAFSVLCPPHLVDQWLIELKDRFGIDAVPVTSGTAARLERNLPLAQTLFDAYPYTVVSLDYIKAEKRREGFARACPDFVIVDEAHACVGTHKGKQQRFELLLGLARDAERRIIMLTATPHSGDEEAFSRLLSLIDLDFATLDFDSTRYRERLARHYVQRRRVDLVEGDWHEDRSFPKHETTEHPYRLSPEHLAFQEAVLDYCLSVVSKAGEQKRDQRLAFWGTLALMRCVGSSPAAALSALRNRAANEADRLEPQIYDEDGDDEDAVDIEPSTAFSDDPALAALIDQATDLLDAKDPKLDALIGALKPLVKSGANPVVFCRYLATADHVKTGLRKAFPKLIIESVTGELTPDERRDRVAEMALEDAEDGAQRILVATDCLSEGINLQQLFDTVVHYDLSWNPTRHQQREGRVDRFGQPAELVRSIMMFSPDSAIDGAVLDVILRKAEEIRKATGVTVPLPDERGPVTDALMSAMMLRRGGHKQLTLDLRLGDGTKVMEARWRDASENEKKSRARFAQNAMKPSEVAPEWDKVRDLLGSPEDTRLFVERAMSRFGVPLEKKRNVYVAHVHALQQTLKEKLEQRGLEKSVRLAAAEPAPSGTSLLTRTHPLTASLAESLVEASLDQEALPDLGIGRVGAWPIIAVSAMTRVALLRVRYKLTIHARKERLLLAEEATLVALQGQSIVAIGEEVRELLNTPATADLATIARDRMINAAKAELPDLLAGPLADFVRQRAAELVEDHARLRTAAGSISRVSVEAVLPPDVIGLFVLMPGEV, via the coding sequence ATGGTGCTGAGTTTCTCACCCGGCGATCTGGTGCGCGCTCGCGGCCGCGAATGGGTGGCTCTCCCGGCGTCGCGCCAAGGCGTTCTCGTGCTTCGCCCGCTGTCAGGAAACGAGAACGACGTCGTTGTTCTGGACCCCTCGCTAGAAATCTCATCGGTCGAAGCAGCGCGGTTCGATTTGCCCGAGGATGCACGGAGCACCGTCCAGGCCAAGGCAGCACTCTTGGCAGACGCGCTACGTCTCACATTGCGCCGCGGCGCGGGCCCTTTCCGATCTGCCGCTCAGCTGGCTTTCGAGCCTCGGATCTATCAGCTTGTGCCGCTGCTCATGGCCCTGAGACTTCAAGTACCTCGGCTTTTGATCGCCGACGATGTCGGTATCGGCAAGACGATCGAGGCGGGGCTGATCCTTCGGGAATTCATGGATCGCGGCGAAGTCGACGCCTTCTCCGTTCTTTGCCCTCCCCATCTGGTGGATCAATGGCTCATCGAGCTCAAGGATCGGTTCGGAATCGACGCAGTACCCGTGACTTCCGGTACCGCGGCACGCCTCGAACGCAACCTACCGCTCGCACAGACGCTCTTTGACGCCTATCCCTACACGGTCGTTAGCCTTGATTACATCAAGGCCGAGAAGCGCCGGGAGGGGTTCGCCCGGGCCTGTCCCGACTTCGTGATCGTCGATGAAGCCCACGCTTGCGTCGGAACTCACAAGGGCAAGCAGCAGCGGTTTGAATTGCTTCTGGGACTTGCGAGGGACGCCGAGCGGCGGATCATCATGCTGACCGCCACGCCGCATTCAGGCGACGAAGAAGCGTTTTCGCGACTGCTATCGCTGATTGACCTGGACTTCGCCACGCTGGACTTCGACAGCACGAGATATCGAGAGCGCCTTGCAAGGCATTATGTCCAGCGGCGTCGAGTGGACCTCGTCGAGGGGGATTGGCACGAGGACAGATCATTCCCGAAACACGAAACCACCGAGCACCCCTACCGGCTATCGCCCGAGCACTTGGCGTTCCAGGAAGCGGTCCTGGACTATTGCCTTTCGGTGGTGTCGAAAGCCGGGGAGCAGAAGAGGGATCAGCGCCTCGCGTTTTGGGGCACCCTCGCTCTCATGCGTTGCGTTGGTTCCTCGCCTGCTGCAGCGCTGAGTGCGCTGAGAAATCGCGCCGCCAACGAGGCAGACCGGCTCGAACCGCAGATCTATGACGAAGACGGCGACGATGAAGATGCCGTGGACATCGAGCCGAGTACGGCCTTCTCGGATGATCCCGCACTCGCTGCTCTCATCGACCAGGCAACCGATCTTCTCGATGCAAAGGATCCCAAGCTTGATGCCCTGATCGGTGCGCTCAAACCGCTGGTGAAGAGTGGTGCCAACCCCGTCGTTTTTTGTCGGTATCTGGCAACCGCCGATCACGTAAAGACGGGACTGCGAAAGGCGTTCCCAAAGCTCATCATCGAGTCCGTTACCGGAGAGTTGACCCCGGACGAACGCCGCGATCGCGTTGCCGAGATGGCTCTGGAAGATGCGGAAGATGGCGCCCAGAGGATCCTGGTGGCGACCGACTGCCTCTCCGAAGGCATCAACCTGCAGCAGCTCTTTGACACGGTCGTGCACTACGACCTCTCGTGGAATCCGACCCGGCATCAGCAGCGTGAAGGTCGGGTTGACCGCTTTGGTCAGCCGGCCGAGCTGGTTCGCTCGATCATGATGTTCTCGCCCGACAGTGCCATCGATGGCGCAGTTCTCGATGTGATCCTGCGGAAAGCCGAGGAAATCAGGAAGGCAACCGGGGTGACCGTTCCGCTGCCTGACGAGCGCGGGCCGGTCACGGACGCCTTGATGTCTGCGATGATGCTCCGCCGTGGCGGGCACAAGCAGCTCACACTCGACCTTCGCCTGGGGGACGGCACCAAGGTGATGGAGGCGCGTTGGCGCGACGCGAGCGAGAACGAGAAGAAGTCGCGTGCGCGGTTCGCCCAGAACGCTATGAAGCCTTCAGAAGTCGCACCGGAGTGGGACAAGGTCAGAGACCTGCTCGGCTCGCCCGAGGACACGAGGCTTTTCGTCGAGCGCGCGATGTCGCGGTTCGGGGTTCCGCTTGAGAAGAAGCGCAACGTCTATGTCGCTCACGTCCACGCCCTTCAGCAGACCCTGAAGGAGAAGCTCGAACAGCGCGGCCTGGAGAAGTCTGTCCGACTTGCCGCAGCTGAGCCTGCTCCCTCCGGTACGTCCCTCTTGACGAGAACCCATCCATTGACGGCGTCTCTTGCCGAGAGCCTTGTCGAGGCTTCGCTGGATCAGGAGGCGCTTCCGGATCTCGGCATCGGCCGCGTCGGTGCGTGGCCGATAATTGCGGTCTCGGCGATGACGCGCGTCGCACTCCTCCGCGTTCGATACAAACTCACAATCCACGCGCGAAAGGAGCGGCTCCTGCTGGCTGAAGAAGCAACTCTGGTTGCTCTTCAGGGGCAAAGCATCGTGGCGATTGGCGAAGAAGTCCGCGAATTGCTCAACACGCCGGCCACCGCCGATCTCGCAACGATCGCACGGGATCGGATGATCAATGCCGCAAAGGCGGAACTGCCCGATCTGCTCGCAGGCCCACTTGCGGATTTCGTCAGGCAACGGGCGGCGGAACTCGTCGAGGATCACGCTCGCCTGCGTACCGCGGCCGGATCCATCTCGCGCGTCAGCGTGGAGGCAGTCCTGCCGCCTGACGTCATTGGCTTGTTCGTTCTCATGCCGGGCGAGGTTTGA